One region of Citrus sinensis cultivar Valencia sweet orange chromosome 6, DVS_A1.0, whole genome shotgun sequence genomic DNA includes:
- the LOC107178781 gene encoding zinc finger BED domain-containing protein DAYSLEEPER-like yields the protein MKAVCNHCGKGFAGQQSSRTSHLLNHIDRCPKRIQESAPAPAPASSPSQASKVYKKKDAETSVISAFDPTAFDKALARQKIARIIIMHELPLRFVEYEGFRDLMSFVQPLLGDITSKVSITTDMWTSSNQKNGYMVVTAHFIDNSWTLRNRILRFIYVPSPHTAEAFPMSWLSDGLDAIGDGIEKVRNSVNYWTSSPKRIELFEDTANRQLKLNCSKSLVLDCKTKWNSTYLMLEVALIYKDVFTRLKHRDNQYKHLPTEVEWELARVVCEHLKPFYTMTEMFSSTKYPTASLFFPIICEIRLSLNAWLNSSCDVIKNMVKSMLAKFGKYWMKSMV from the exons ATGAAGGCAGTGTGTAATCATTGTGGCAAAGGTTTTGCTGGACAGCAATCAAGTAGAACTTCGCATTTGTTAAACCATATTGATAGGTGTCCCAAACGGATACAAGAATcagctccagctccagctccagctTCTAGCCCTAGTCAAGCATCTAAGGtctacaagaaaaaagatgCTGAAACTTCAGTAATTTCAGCATTTGATCCCACTGCATTTGATAAAGCACTCGCTAGACAAAAAATAGCAAGAATAATAATCATGCATGAGCTTCCTTTGAGGTTTGTTGAGTATGAAGGGTTTAGGGATCTGATGAGTTTTGTTCAGCCTTTGCTTG GGGATATTACTAGTAAAGTTTCCATTACTACGGATATGTGGACATCTAGCAATCAAAAAAATGGATATATGGTTGTGACGGCGCATTTTATTGACAATTCGTGGACTCTACGAAATCGGATCTTAAG ATTTATATATGTGCCTTCTCCACATACTGCTGAAGCATTTCCAATGAGTTGGTTAAGT gATGGGTTAGATGCGATAGGAGATGGGattgaaaaagttagaaaTAGTGTAAATTACTGGACATCATCACCTAAAAGGATAGAGTTGTTTGAAGATACAGCTAATCGCCAATTGAAGTTGAATTGTTCTAAGAGTTTAGTGCTTGATTGTAAAACTAAGTGGAATTCGACATATTTAATGCTTGAGGTTGCTTTGATTTATAAAGATGTTTTTACTCGTTTGAAGCATCGTGATAACCAATATAAGCACTTGCCTACTGAAGTAGAGTGGGAGTTGGCGAGAGTAGTATGTGAGCATTTGAAACCCTTTTATACCATGACTGAGATGTTTTCTAGCACTAAGTACCCAACAGCTAGCTTATTTTTTCCaataatttgtgaaattagaTTATCATTGAATGCTTGGCTTAATTCTTCATGTGatgtgataaaaaatatggtgAAAAGTATGTTAGCAAAGTTTGGAAAATATTGGATGAAATCCATGGTGTGA